A genome region from Anastrepha ludens isolate Willacy chromosome 3, idAnaLude1.1, whole genome shotgun sequence includes the following:
- the LOC128856476 gene encoding uncharacterized protein LOC128856476: MKNLLKEHSTTGKTIFNAEQESVLMKYLLDASNINYGLSLKELRKLAYEYANKIGISYPNSWNANKEASTDWQLAFMKRHRNLSLRTAEQVSQNRAKSFTKENVDAFFNNLSSVLSATQFESHRIWNMDECPCPTVPTKVVKTIAPKGKKRVGTSTSAERGTNVTLALSNDTLQRNEEKG, from the exons ATGAAGAATTTGCTGAAAGAACATTCGACGACCGGCAAAACA attttcAATGCAGAGCAAGAGAGTGTGCTGATGAAATACCTTCTTGACGCCAGCAAcatcaactatggattgagttTGAAGGAACTGCGAAAACTTGCATATGAATATGCTAATAAGATCGGCATTTCGTATCCGAACTCATGGAATGCCAACAAAGAGGCAAGTACGGATTGGCAATTGGCCTTCATGAAACGTCACCGGAATTTGTCATTACGAACAGCGGAACAAGTGAGTCAGAATCGTGCAAAGTCTTTCACCAAAGAGAATGTCGATGCCTTCTTCAACAATCTGTCGTCTGTGCTCAGTGCCACCCAGTTCGAATCGCATCGAATTTGGAACATGGACGAATGTCCATGCCCGACTGTGCCAACGAAAGTAGTCAAAACAATTGCACCGAAAGGAAAAAAGCGTGTAGGAACATCAACATCTGCCGAGAGAGGCACAAATGTGACTCTAGCATTGTCC AATGACACGCTACAGCGTAATGAAGAAAAGGGCTAG